In one Methylocystis iwaonis genomic region, the following are encoded:
- a CDS encoding lytic transglycosylase domain-containing protein, with protein MIARGRALEAVVSPSGKVVPAPVSGSDVERMTEGGAQKAAGCPGPEPMPASAARDLVERIAREENFYPEFVMAVARAESRFQSDAVSPRGAIGLMQLEPETAKHYGVNICDPADNVRGGVRFLRDLHSRYRNPLFILAAYNAGEKALIEHGGIPPFPETVSFVAAVVNEFYDWPKINVKTRDDRASGAAAPQIESVKDRNWRSGFVWNLEQNGEQE; from the coding sequence ATGATCGCGCGCGGGCGCGCCTTGGAAGCGGTAGTCTCGCCCTCGGGCAAGGTGGTTCCAGCGCCCGTCTCGGGCTCAGACGTCGAACGCATGACCGAAGGGGGCGCTCAGAAGGCGGCGGGTTGTCCGGGGCCGGAGCCGATGCCAGCGAGCGCCGCGCGCGACCTCGTCGAGAGGATTGCCCGCGAAGAGAATTTCTACCCTGAGTTTGTCATGGCCGTGGCGCGCGCTGAGTCCCGCTTTCAAAGCGATGCGGTTTCACCGCGGGGGGCGATCGGACTCATGCAGCTGGAGCCAGAAACCGCCAAACACTACGGCGTCAATATCTGCGACCCCGCCGACAACGTCAGAGGCGGGGTCCGGTTTCTGCGCGACTTGCACAGCCGCTATCGGAATCCGCTTTTCATCCTCGCTGCCTACAACGCCGGCGAGAAGGCGCTCATCGAGCATGGCGGCATTCCACCCTTTCCGGAAACTGTGAGCTTCGTCGCCGCGGTCGTGAACGAGTTCTACGACTGGCCCAAGATCAACGTAAAGACTCGTGACGACCGCGCCTCTGGCGCCGCGGCGCCGCAGATAGAAAGCGTCAAGGACCGTAATTGGCGGTCTGGATTCGTATGGAATCTCGAACAGAATGGTGAACAGGAATGA
- a CDS encoding transposase — protein sequence MRRTNPNQFIEVRAERLEGAPVGERRRWSDEFKHRAIAAALEPGTNISALARSLNITPSQLFAWRRTAVLRMERIERQTPAETRAAKTHRVEIETGGALVRVSADISEADLCRLLRAVREA from the coding sequence ATGCGCAGAACTAACCCGAACCAGTTCATAGAGGTCAGAGCCGAACGTCTCGAAGGCGCGCCGGTTGGAGAACGCCGGCGCTGGTCCGACGAGTTCAAGCATCGAGCCATAGCAGCGGCTCTGGAGCCGGGCACGAACATCTCGGCGCTGGCGCGTTCGTTGAATATTACGCCGTCGCAACTTTTCGCATGGCGGCGGACTGCGGTTTTGCGGATGGAGAGAATTGAGCGCCAGACGCCGGCGGAAACGCGGGCGGCCAAGACGCATCGGGTCGAGATCGAGACTGGCGGAGCGTTGGTGCGGGTGAGCGCGGACATTTCGGAAGCCGACCTTTGCCGTCTACTGCGCGCGGTGCGCGAAGCATGA
- a CDS encoding TrbC/VirB2 family protein translates to MRHFSKAGRGKISILAALALLHASSPAFATGGTLSPVQSTLQTLVQTLTGPISTSLAILAVIAAGFLAWAGRMTWGIAGSIIFGIVLVFGSTQIVQFFQSSVGG, encoded by the coding sequence ATGAGGCATTTTAGCAAAGCTGGTCGCGGCAAGATTTCCATTCTGGCCGCGCTGGCGCTGCTCCACGCAAGCTCTCCGGCCTTTGCAACGGGCGGCACGCTCTCCCCCGTGCAGTCGACGCTGCAAACGCTTGTTCAGACTCTCACGGGGCCGATCTCGACGTCTCTCGCCATTCTTGCCGTCATCGCCGCCGGTTTCCTTGCTTGGGCGGGCCGAATGACCTGGGGCATCGCCGGCTCCATCATCTTCGGCATTGTGCTGGTCTTCGGTTCGACGCAAATCGTCCAGTTCTTTCAGTCCTCCGTCGGCGGCTGA
- a CDS encoding protein NO VEIN domain-containing protein: MLGINMPPVWMAVEDNTAGYDIQSFDMGAEGPVVRLIEVKSTIASPLSFFLSRN, translated from the coding sequence ATGCTTGGCATCAACATGCCGCCAGTTTGGATGGCCGTTGAAGACAATACTGCCGGGTATGATATTCAATCTTTCGACATGGGTGCAGAAGGTCCGGTCGTTCGACTGATCGAGGTGAAATCAACGATCGCTTCGCCACTCAGTTTTTTCTTATCTCGCAATTGA
- the tnpB gene encoding IS66 family insertion sequence element accessory protein TnpB (TnpB, as the term is used for proteins encoded by IS66 family insertion elements, is considered an accessory protein, since TnpC, encoded by a neighboring gene, is a DDE family transposase.) codes for MIPPGARVLLRAAAVDFRKGPEGLVSLVRDAGADPFDGSLYVFRAKRADRIKIVWWDGSGLCLFAKRLERSHFCWPMAGSHEIRLSYAQVMALVEGLDWKRVRAVDVPAPQSGG; via the coding sequence ATGATCCCGCCCGGCGCAAGGGTTCTGTTGCGGGCGGCGGCGGTGGATTTCCGCAAGGGTCCGGAAGGACTCGTTTCTCTGGTTCGGGATGCCGGGGCCGATCCCTTTGACGGCTCTTTGTATGTTTTTCGGGCGAAAAGAGCGGACCGGATCAAGATCGTCTGGTGGGACGGGTCGGGTCTTTGTCTATTCGCAAAGCGTCTTGAACGTTCGCATTTTTGCTGGCCCATGGCGGGAAGCCACGAGATTCGTCTGAGTTACGCGCAAGTCATGGCGCTGGTCGAAGGGCTGGATTGGAAGCGCGTTCGCGCGGTGGATGTGCCGGCGCCGCAAAGCGGCGGCTAA
- a CDS encoding phosphatidylserine synthase — MAVSYTVSFGRRWSLLEHLLLVEVANGRRSVRDLSHISGVPERLVIEALINLMRASWVEVRSTDAGVFFTATGAGRRRANEENLPVTLQRDVKWLSVCVDRLTGAWLRADELDLVYERDLPEDPECLDPILHTYNPDDPSLRDLFYLNLDESLEPSAPQFRNPSKPYARIGVAFGALETGLPPSAPLRLKEALITAAEGAPEAITKAGRSFATAASGGLRDDIQEDDLIVGGAEHFEMLKSILDSAKSHVIIHSCFVNPATIKVLAPYLERAARRKVQIELLWGLHVDPEEPARRKPISDSEAILAALPPSIRSRVQLAPHSSGSHAKIIIYNDRETDRWLSIVGSCNYLSTEFDWVDASVRSRNQQLATQLLGRLIAAQLPASGSWSPVAKRLNRLWTDLRHKTQGIEEEGCCSLTLMEDNDHYACVTRARDVARKQITIGCDLYGLSAETSVLVPMARAAELGCKVWLAYNRLSRRLSDEGLGPDRAEIEARGINIEEVTRFHAKFLSWDEESLAITSFNWLATVVDGSRARGAEFGLLIEGDGMTKIFMEKMLKSMQGRDIPSFLKLFQSQ; from the coding sequence ATGGCGGTGAGCTACACCGTCAGTTTTGGCAGGCGATGGAGCCTCCTTGAGCACTTGCTACTCGTCGAGGTAGCAAATGGTCGGCGCTCAGTGCGGGACTTATCTCACATCTCTGGCGTACCTGAGCGGTTAGTTATTGAAGCACTCATTAATCTTATGCGTGCAAGCTGGGTTGAAGTTCGCTCGACGGATGCTGGGGTGTTTTTCACGGCCACTGGAGCGGGGCGTCGACGTGCTAACGAAGAAAACCTGCCCGTAACTTTGCAACGTGACGTCAAATGGTTATCTGTTTGCGTCGATCGACTGACAGGAGCATGGCTGCGAGCCGATGAATTAGACTTGGTATACGAGCGGGACCTCCCAGAAGACCCTGAGTGCCTCGATCCGATATTACATACATATAATCCTGATGATCCGAGTTTGCGTGATCTGTTTTACTTGAATTTGGACGAAAGCCTCGAGCCTTCAGCTCCTCAATTTCGGAATCCATCGAAGCCCTATGCACGTATTGGTGTCGCCTTTGGAGCACTCGAGACAGGCTTGCCGCCTAGCGCACCGCTTCGCCTCAAAGAGGCGCTGATTACTGCTGCCGAGGGCGCTCCCGAAGCAATCACAAAGGCAGGGCGATCATTTGCAACCGCTGCTTCCGGTGGCTTGCGCGACGACATACAGGAAGACGATCTAATCGTCGGAGGAGCCGAGCATTTTGAGATGCTCAAGTCGATTCTCGACTCTGCTAAAAGTCACGTGATCATTCACTCTTGTTTCGTCAATCCAGCAACAATAAAGGTTTTAGCCCCTTATTTAGAGAGAGCCGCCAGGCGAAAAGTGCAAATCGAGCTATTGTGGGGGTTACACGTCGACCCTGAGGAGCCTGCTCGACGAAAGCCAATTTCGGACAGCGAAGCAATATTGGCTGCTTTGCCGCCGAGCATTCGGTCTCGCGTTCAATTGGCCCCTCACTCGTCAGGATCGCACGCAAAGATAATTATATACAACGATCGAGAAACGGATCGTTGGCTAAGTATAGTAGGTAGTTGCAATTATTTGTCCACCGAATTCGATTGGGTGGATGCTTCAGTTCGATCCCGCAACCAACAGTTAGCGACACAACTGCTTGGTCGGCTAATCGCAGCGCAATTGCCAGCTTCGGGGAGTTGGAGCCCGGTGGCAAAACGCCTGAACCGGCTGTGGACGGACCTTCGCCATAAAACACAGGGAATTGAGGAAGAAGGCTGCTGTAGTTTAACGCTGATGGAAGACAATGATCACTACGCATGCGTGACACGTGCAAGAGACGTTGCACGAAAACAGATCACCATCGGTTGCGATTTATATGGCCTATCGGCGGAAACATCTGTCCTTGTTCCGATGGCGCGAGCCGCTGAGCTGGGTTGCAAAGTATGGCTGGCATACAATCGATTAAGTCGAAGGCTCAGTGACGAGGGGTTAGGCCCCGATCGCGCAGAAATCGAGGCGCGGGGGATCAATATTGAGGAAGTCACTCGTTTTCATGCCAAGTTCCTTTCATGGGACGAAGAATCGCTCGCTATCACAAGTTTTAATTGGCTAGCTACTGTAGTTGATGGCAGTCGTGCTCGTGGAGCTGAGTTTGGCCTGCTGATCGAAGGAGATGGAATGACCAAAATTTTCATGGAAAAAATGCTAAAATCCATGCAGGGGCGCGATATCCCATCCTTTCTAAAACTTTTCCAGTCTCAGTAG
- a CDS encoding cupin domain-containing protein, which translates to MPRKPNRRSDRFVDRERLLAAIGTCREKVTREQSRMEVCGPLYHSSSTVVAAIDGLALMLTGRRNYFHLTGHGVREGVGNIATGRDPMLAAGNMFANIPEHLTEEEVTILAEFPGARIERIVSTGQASPPGFWYDQEQTEWVILLSGSAGLVFEGEDAPRILRPGDYVEIPAHLRHRIEWTDVAEPTVWLAVHANAQLGASSTA; encoded by the coding sequence ATGCCCCGAAAACCCAACCGACGGTCGGATCGCTTCGTAGATCGCGAGCGTCTCTTGGCGGCGATCGGCACCTGCCGGGAGAAAGTGACGCGCGAGCAGTCACGCATGGAAGTTTGCGGCCCTCTCTATCACTCATCATCGACCGTCGTCGCAGCGATCGACGGCCTTGCGCTGATGCTCACCGGAAGGCGGAACTACTTCCATTTGACGGGGCACGGGGTGCGTGAGGGCGTGGGGAATATCGCCACAGGGAGGGACCCGATGCTCGCAGCCGGCAATATGTTCGCCAACATACCGGAGCATCTGACCGAGGAGGAGGTCACGATCCTGGCCGAGTTCCCCGGCGCGCGGATCGAACGCATCGTCTCGACTGGCCAAGCGAGCCCGCCTGGCTTTTGGTACGACCAAGAGCAGACCGAGTGGGTCATCCTGCTGAGCGGCTCAGCAGGACTTGTGTTCGAGGGGGAGGATGCTCCGCGCATTTTGCGTCCGGGGGACTATGTCGAAATCCCTGCGCACCTCCGGCATCGGATCGAATGGACCGATGTAGCCGAGCCGACGGTTTGGCTGGCGGTGCATGCCAACGCCCAACTGGGCGCCTCCTCAACTGCGTAA
- a CDS encoding type IV secretion system protein VirB3 → MSNADLEKPMIVPLVKALTRAPTIVGVPYMYFMFEMVVTSVIFLATHNLFNLLWIIPFHLFGYVMTLRDDRIFEVLFVRSSKCPPRSREFWGCDSYKI, encoded by the coding sequence ATGAGCAACGCCGATCTCGAGAAGCCGATGATCGTCCCGCTCGTCAAAGCGTTGACCCGGGCCCCGACTATCGTTGGAGTTCCCTACATGTATTTCATGTTCGAGATGGTCGTGACCTCGGTGATCTTCCTCGCAACCCACAACCTGTTCAACCTCCTTTGGATCATCCCCTTCCATCTCTTCGGCTACGTCATGACCTTGAGAGACGACCGGATCTTCGAGGTCCTGTTCGTGCGATCCTCCAAGTGCCCGCCGCGTTCCCGAGAATTCTGGGGTTGCGACTCCTATAAGATTTGA
- a CDS encoding type II toxin-antitoxin system ParD family antitoxin has translation MAKNTSFVIGDHFASFVEAQVAAGRYGSASDVVRAGLRLLEEQETKLAALRAALIEGETSGASTPFDFEAFIARKRADDATHP, from the coding sequence ATGGCCAAGAACACATCTTTCGTCATCGGCGATCACTTCGCTTCGTTCGTCGAAGCGCAGGTCGCCGCCGGACGCTACGGCTCCGCGAGCGACGTTGTCCGCGCCGGCCTCCGGCTCTTGGAAGAACAAGAAACGAAGCTCGCTGCACTGCGCGCAGCGCTGATCGAGGGCGAGACAAGCGGCGCGTCCACGCCCTTCGATTTCGAGGCGTTCATCGCGCGCAAGCGTGCGGACGACGCCACGCATCCATGA
- a CDS encoding AAA domain-containing protein, with protein MPDLWQAHDAGDVYYLKLWPKRADESSAIRALWNREVRGLMRLQGYPGAGEFFVKLRDLDLDDKYYYAVLDGGRRMLLSEVLANRIKYPWLSNLSEVGRKRPLWEGLLRVAEAISILHAEGTLHRSICSSAVFVGPEGHGDFRLSGFEWSLRFAGLEGAASDVAQHGALLAPELAGAEGEYSPGTDWFDFGVVAAEIFGVPVAGLKKIPAVQEAIKRHSPFRERERRFVSSLLEPDPEQRLSNSDEVLQEIRNIIRDLNVATASMGRDLVLAIRLSDSNLSQLVQKASEGAAPLTDPVKQREWIKYDLRGDVRVIARLSPFNHFIIKGEKLEYQVKQWSVGSMNTWDIGFCEAIESLPRVTADDQHFSIGERKIDVQLYPSVRKHERSIRDRSAQWNRVFPFRTEKAKLPYNLRDIWDFFRITQQLDTVLTVAQICPVKVIDVHRSSSDTWVQVTPIEEAERSELAAYLKLPSPAEQLRDWFGVGAEPVAADDDDDPKSDRYSFLDRRTIGSDPSATLWRFVQATPHKSGPRYSFRAQGALPVREGRLYLARNHDGTLAQIRRRHKAIEGMRSHEALLRMLAAPREVSRVSLDTLPNGTSNIEIDPSKMDALEALWKTQPSFAIQGPPGTGKTTLIKAFADRLFTIDHSAQILVTAHSHHTVDDVRHKLAGLFSSQIGHERPILLRIGANAKTEHDVEAVTVSLLKDLSESEIVRRAPAYLKARIRAATETNVERGSDADVDVRTLQALVQDAANVTFSTSNAGDLADLAARGRRFDWSIIEEAGKAHGFDMAIALQESHRLLLLGDHHQLPPFNAIVFKTLLGEPLRIRKAIQTGAQFAPGLIDPSLVEEEDGREPFEERCNQWRRMVTLFAAIFENSVAEDGQLGPAATLTDQHRMHPDIAELVGKVFYPDAFGGTILRSPQETYDKFNATPPFRITEGSWLPDARVVWCDVPWVQKEEFSEGEIEGLFVSKAEVEMVVKVLSQLKPDADKACEIQILSPYNNQLDEIRTAVNQAKSKGLLPDMFREPFDLSKEKRIGATVDEFQGSEADVVIVSLVRNNALVPWKSVGFLKEANRMNVLLSRARQKLCIIGSWDFFQTRCNEYTSADDEHAYIGRMMKTMREAVRAGRLAKVSHVS; from the coding sequence GTGCCTGATCTTTGGCAGGCGCATGATGCCGGTGACGTGTACTACTTGAAACTCTGGCCGAAACGAGCTGATGAAAGTAGCGCCATCCGCGCCCTATGGAACCGTGAAGTTCGAGGTTTGATGCGATTGCAGGGTTACCCGGGGGCAGGGGAATTTTTCGTTAAGCTTCGAGATTTGGACCTAGACGACAAGTATTATTACGCCGTTTTGGATGGCGGTAGGCGCATGCTGTTGTCAGAGGTGCTGGCCAACCGAATAAAGTATCCTTGGCTCTCAAACCTATCAGAAGTTGGGCGCAAACGCCCCCTTTGGGAGGGTCTTCTCCGAGTCGCTGAGGCCATCTCAATCCTTCATGCCGAGGGCACCCTCCACCGTTCGATTTGCAGTTCCGCCGTCTTTGTCGGGCCTGAAGGCCATGGTGACTTCAGGCTTAGTGGTTTTGAATGGTCTCTGCGTTTTGCGGGCCTCGAGGGGGCTGCGTCCGACGTAGCTCAGCACGGAGCCTTGTTAGCCCCCGAACTTGCAGGTGCCGAAGGGGAATACTCGCCTGGCACTGATTGGTTTGATTTTGGCGTCGTAGCGGCCGAAATATTTGGAGTGCCAGTTGCCGGGCTGAAAAAAATCCCAGCGGTCCAAGAAGCGATAAAGAGACACTCGCCGTTTCGGGAGCGAGAACGTAGGTTCGTTTCGTCGCTATTGGAGCCTGACCCCGAACAGCGGCTCTCAAATAGCGATGAGGTTTTGCAGGAAATTCGCAATATAATTCGGGACTTGAATGTCGCGACGGCCAGTATGGGGCGGGATCTCGTTTTGGCAATTCGTTTATCCGATTCGAATTTATCACAGCTTGTTCAGAAAGCTTCCGAAGGGGCAGCGCCCCTAACTGATCCGGTTAAACAGCGGGAGTGGATTAAATACGACTTGCGCGGCGACGTTCGGGTGATAGCAAGATTATCTCCATTCAATCATTTTATTATCAAGGGTGAAAAGCTTGAATATCAAGTGAAGCAATGGTCTGTTGGAAGTATGAATACATGGGATATTGGATTTTGTGAGGCGATTGAGAGCTTACCAAGAGTGACTGCTGACGATCAGCATTTTAGTATAGGAGAACGTAAAATTGACGTTCAGCTTTATCCGAGTGTGAGGAAGCATGAGCGGTCAATAAGAGACAGGAGCGCTCAGTGGAATAGGGTATTTCCCTTCAGGACAGAAAAGGCTAAGCTTCCATATAATCTCCGGGATATATGGGATTTCTTTAGGATTACCCAGCAATTGGATACTGTGCTGACAGTGGCTCAGATATGTCCGGTGAAGGTGATTGATGTACATCGGTCTAGTAGCGACACCTGGGTTCAGGTAACGCCAATAGAGGAGGCTGAGCGGTCTGAGTTAGCTGCTTACTTGAAGCTGCCGTCTCCAGCGGAGCAGCTCAGGGATTGGTTTGGGGTCGGAGCCGAACCAGTTGCAGCGGACGACGATGATGACCCAAAAAGTGACCGGTATTCGTTTCTAGATCGCAGAACGATTGGTAGCGATCCTTCTGCGACGCTGTGGCGTTTCGTGCAGGCAACTCCACATAAATCTGGGCCTCGTTACAGCTTCCGGGCTCAAGGTGCGCTACCCGTGCGGGAAGGTCGGCTGTACCTCGCTCGCAATCATGATGGCACGCTTGCGCAAATTCGTCGAAGGCATAAGGCAATCGAAGGCATGCGATCGCATGAGGCCTTGCTCCGAATGCTAGCGGCACCTCGGGAGGTCTCCCGTGTTAGTCTAGATACCTTGCCAAACGGAACATCCAATATCGAAATTGACCCGTCGAAAATGGACGCGCTTGAAGCCCTGTGGAAGACTCAACCGAGCTTCGCAATTCAGGGCCCGCCGGGAACTGGCAAGACAACGCTAATTAAAGCGTTTGCTGATCGACTTTTTACTATAGACCACAGCGCGCAAATATTAGTCACGGCACACTCCCACCACACTGTTGACGACGTGCGTCATAAACTGGCCGGGCTGTTCTCTTCGCAAATTGGTCACGAAAGACCGATCTTGCTCCGAATAGGTGCTAATGCAAAAACGGAGCACGATGTCGAGGCTGTCACAGTAAGCCTGTTAAAAGACTTGAGCGAGAGCGAGATAGTCCGCAGAGCTCCGGCTTACCTGAAAGCAAGAATCAGGGCGGCGACCGAAACGAACGTAGAGCGTGGGAGTGATGCCGATGTTGATGTCAGAACTTTGCAGGCACTTGTACAAGACGCAGCGAATGTCACTTTTTCAACCTCCAATGCGGGCGACTTAGCTGATCTAGCAGCCAGAGGTCGCCGCTTCGATTGGTCGATAATCGAAGAAGCTGGAAAGGCGCATGGTTTCGATATGGCGATCGCGCTGCAAGAGAGCCACCGCCTTCTTCTTTTAGGCGATCATCACCAGCTGCCGCCGTTTAATGCGATCGTTTTTAAAACCCTGCTCGGTGAGCCACTCCGTATTCGGAAGGCAATTCAGACGGGGGCGCAATTCGCTCCGGGTTTGATCGATCCGTCGCTTGTTGAAGAAGAAGATGGAAGGGAGCCGTTCGAAGAACGATGCAACCAATGGCGACGCATGGTTACGCTTTTCGCGGCGATTTTTGAGAACAGCGTCGCGGAGGACGGCCAACTTGGCCCGGCGGCGACTTTGACTGACCAACACAGAATGCACCCCGACATCGCAGAGTTGGTTGGCAAGGTTTTTTATCCCGATGCATTTGGCGGAACTATTCTACGGTCCCCGCAAGAAACCTACGATAAATTCAACGCTACGCCACCTTTCAGGATAACAGAAGGATCGTGGCTTCCCGATGCCCGGGTCGTTTGGTGTGACGTGCCTTGGGTACAAAAAGAGGAATTTTCCGAAGGGGAAATTGAGGGTCTCTTTGTGTCGAAAGCTGAGGTGGAGATGGTTGTGAAAGTGCTGAGCCAGCTCAAGCCAGATGCAGACAAAGCCTGCGAGATACAGATTTTATCCCCCTACAATAATCAGCTCGATGAAATTCGGACCGCAGTCAACCAAGCAAAATCGAAGGGGCTGCTACCGGATATGTTCAGAGAACCGTTCGACTTATCGAAAGAGAAAAGAATTGGGGCAACCGTTGATGAATTTCAGGGTTCCGAGGCAGATGTCGTGATTGTAAGTTTAGTTCGAAACAATGCCTTGGTTCCTTGGAAAAGCGTGGGCTTTTTGAAGGAAGCGAATCGCATGAACGTTTTGCTGAGTCGAGCGCGGCAAAAATTATGTATCATTGGGAGCTGGGATTTTTTTCAAACACGGTGCAACGAATACACGTCTGCGGATGATGAGCATGCATACATAGGTCGGATGATGAAGACAATGCGCGAAGCGGTGAGAGCTGGGCGCTTGGCTAAAGTGAGTCATGTAAGTTGA
- the tnpC gene encoding IS66 family transposase has protein sequence MIERFGVLPDDVDQLKALALDALARAALLETQARSNKIDAEALRSQTLSLTAKVEDLTQTNAAAKAEIDRLTSIIMTLRRDRFGKRSEKLGADEAEQQSFVFEEVETGLAAIATRLAAKADAKPRKTSPDKPRFPSHLERVEVILEPEVPPGFEGKERVRIGQEESVRLDVVRARFRLIVTIRPKYVYKEPVAIVQAPAPEHIVEAGLPTEALLAHVAVSKYADGLPLYRQEAIYARDSVELSRSLMAQWMGAVGYHFEPLAAYVLARIREAERIFADETTLPTLNPGAGKTKTSWLWAYARDDRPFGGAGPPMVAYRYEDSRSGDCAARHLGDYRGILQCDGYAGYRKLSSAPQANGLRLAGCWAHLRRRFFDLHVNGESLVATATVERMKHLWAVEDKVRGQPPEARLAARKATSADIVRALFDLWERELPRISGKSKLAEAIRYARSHRTVLERFLEDGRVEIDSNIVERAIRPQTITRKNSLFAGSAGGGRTWASIATMLQTCKMNGVDSQAWAKQTLERIANRWPNKDIEALMPWNFKPAE, from the coding sequence ATGATAGAGCGCTTCGGCGTACTTCCAGACGACGTTGATCAACTTAAGGCGCTGGCGCTCGACGCGTTGGCGCGCGCTGCTCTTTTAGAGACGCAAGCTCGTTCCAACAAGATTGACGCCGAGGCTCTTCGTTCCCAGACTCTGAGCCTGACGGCGAAGGTTGAGGACCTCACGCAGACGAACGCGGCTGCGAAAGCCGAGATCGATCGGCTGACCTCGATCATCATGACCCTGCGTCGCGACCGCTTCGGCAAACGTTCCGAAAAGCTCGGCGCCGACGAGGCCGAGCAACAGAGTTTTGTCTTCGAGGAGGTCGAAACCGGTCTCGCGGCGATCGCGACGCGGCTGGCGGCGAAGGCGGACGCCAAGCCGCGCAAGACATCTCCCGACAAGCCGCGGTTCCCCTCGCATCTGGAGCGGGTCGAGGTGATCCTGGAGCCGGAGGTTCCGCCTGGCTTCGAAGGCAAGGAGCGGGTCAGGATCGGCCAGGAGGAGAGCGTCAGGCTCGACGTCGTGCGGGCGCGTTTCCGGCTGATCGTGACGATCCGGCCCAAATACGTCTACAAGGAGCCCGTCGCGATCGTGCAGGCGCCGGCGCCCGAACACATCGTCGAAGCCGGCCTGCCGACGGAGGCGCTGCTCGCGCACGTCGCGGTGTCAAAATACGCCGACGGCCTGCCGCTTTACCGCCAGGAGGCGATCTACGCGCGCGACAGCGTCGAACTCAGCCGTTCGCTGATGGCCCAGTGGATGGGAGCTGTCGGTTACCACTTCGAGCCGCTGGCGGCCTACGTGCTCGCGCGCATCCGCGAGGCCGAGAGGATTTTCGCCGACGAGACAACGCTCCCCACGTTGAACCCCGGCGCCGGAAAGACCAAGACCTCGTGGTTGTGGGCATATGCGCGGGATGATCGGCCATTTGGAGGGGCCGGACCGCCAATGGTCGCTTACCGCTACGAAGACAGTCGATCGGGTGATTGCGCGGCGCGCCATTTAGGCGATTATCGTGGCATCCTGCAATGCGACGGCTACGCGGGATATCGCAAGCTCTCAAGCGCCCCGCAGGCCAACGGTCTGCGCCTGGCCGGATGCTGGGCTCATCTGCGCCGCCGATTCTTCGACCTTCACGTCAACGGCGAGTCGCTCGTCGCGACGGCGACGGTCGAACGGATGAAGCATCTGTGGGCCGTCGAGGACAAGGTGCGCGGTCAGCCGCCAGAGGCGCGCCTGGCGGCGCGAAAGGCGACGTCGGCCGATATCGTGCGCGCGTTGTTCGATCTCTGGGAGCGCGAACTGCCACGCATCTCCGGCAAATCGAAATTGGCGGAAGCGATCCGTTATGCCCGATCGCATCGAACGGTTCTCGAGCGCTTCCTTGAGGATGGCCGCGTGGAAATCGACTCCAACATAGTCGAGCGAGCCATTAGGCCCCAAACAATCACGAGAAAAAACTCACTTTTTGCCGGTTCTGCCGGCGGCGGGCGGACATGGGCGTCCATCGCAACCATGCTGCAAACCTGCAAGATGAACGGCGTCGACTCTCAAGCCTGGGCGAAACAGACTCTGGAGCGAATCGCCAACCGATGGCCCAATAAGGACATCGAGGCGCTGATGCCGTGGAATTTCAAGCCCGCAGAGTGA
- a CDS encoding phospholipase D family protein, whose product MRRVFSNGPSKDYVIKPFQAMAQKASRIHVAAPYVTKTDDLVEAARAGKFVDLLVGLNASTSPQALTAAQGIPNLAVRYLTRRFHAKIYMFDDTAMVGSSNLTDGGLMSNREATICFDQPEDGNAIEELRSLFLELWDSALVLTPEKLREFTTAYASIKRSGPDPDVLIEQAVGKAEPVNINVASAAKSRQASVPGRAPQTGIRAIPACLHRSDQPPSGRQLPARRA is encoded by the coding sequence ATGAGAAGAGTCTTTTCGAATGGCCCGTCCAAAGATTACGTGATCAAGCCATTTCAAGCCATGGCGCAGAAGGCTTCACGAATTCACGTCGCCGCTCCATACGTGACAAAAACCGATGATTTGGTCGAAGCGGCACGCGCTGGAAAATTCGTTGATCTCCTGGTTGGGCTTAATGCAAGCACAAGCCCTCAAGCTCTTACTGCCGCTCAAGGAATTCCCAATTTAGCCGTTCGATATTTGACTCGTCGCTTTCATGCAAAAATTTACATGTTCGACGACACTGCGATGGTAGGTTCGTCGAACCTGACTGATGGCGGGCTGATGTCGAACCGTGAGGCAACAATTTGCTTTGATCAGCCAGAGGACGGCAATGCTATCGAGGAACTCCGATCCTTGTTTCTCGAACTTTGGGATTCGGCTCTTGTTCTAACGCCAGAAAAACTTAGGGAATTTACGACAGCCTACGCTTCCATAAAACGATCCGGTCCCGACCCTGATGTTCTAATCGAGCAAGCGGTTGGCAAAGCTGAGCCGGTCAATATCAATGTGGCAAGTGCCGCAAAAAGCCGACAGGCGTCTGTTCCTGGAAGAGCTCCGCAGACAGGTATACGAGCAATACCGGCCTGCCTTCACCGAAGTGACCAGCCTCCTTCAGGAAGGCAACTTCCGGCGCGCCGAGCTTGA